Proteins from one Tachyglossus aculeatus isolate mTacAcu1 chromosome 23, mTacAcu1.pri, whole genome shotgun sequence genomic window:
- the CRIP2 gene encoding cysteine-rich protein 2: MASKCPKCDKTVYFAEKVSSLGKDWHKFCLKCERCNKTLTPGGHAEHDGKPFCHKPCYATLFGPKGVNIGGAGSYIYEKPPADETPVTGPIEHVARAEERKVNTASNPPRGPSKASSVTIFTGEPNMCPRCGKRVYFAEKVTSLGKDWHRPCLRCERCSKTLTPGGHAEHDGQPYCHKPCYGILFGPKGVNTGAVGSYIYDKEAKDQP; encoded by the exons ATGGCCTCCAAGTGCCCCAAGTGCGACAAGACCGTCTACTTCG CCGAGAAAGTCAGCTCTCTGGGCAAAGACTGGCATAAATTTTGCTTGAAGTGTGAACGCTGCAACAAGACTTTGACCCCCGGGGGTCACGCGGAG CATGATGGGAAGCCATTCTGCCACAAGCCTTGCTACGCCACGCTGTTTGGGCCCAAAG GTGTGAATATCGGTGGCGCTGGCTCCTACATCTATGAGAAGCCCCCAGCGGACGAGACCCCGGTGACCGGCCCCATAGAGCATGTGGCCAGGGCGGAGGAGCGGAAGGTCAACACCGCCTCCAATCCTCCCAGagggcccagcaaag CCTCCAGCGTCACCATCTTTACTGGAGAACCCAACATGTGTCCCCGCTGCGGCAAAAGGGTCTACTTTG CTGAGAAGGTGACCTCCCTGGGCAAGGACTGGCATCGTCCATGTCTGCGCTGCGAGCGCTGCAGCAAAACCCTGACTCCAGGAGGCCATGCCGAG cACGACGGTCAGCCCTACTGCCACAAGCCTTGCTACGGGATCCTCTTCGGGCCGAAAG GTGTGAACACCGGAGCTGTGGGGAGCTACATCTACGACAAAGAGGCCAAGGACCAGCCCTAA